The nucleotide sequence CAGTTTTGTTCTTGAATTCTCCTTTTCAAAGGATATCCGTAAAATACTAAATGATAACAACGGCGGAGATATCATTGAGTCTGAAATGGACGAAGGACTACTTAGTCACAAATATCGGATTCAAGCTGTCAGGATGTTTGTATCACACCTGATAGAACAGTTTGGAGGTGATTTGAATTCTATTTCTTTGAGAATTAGTGGTGACCAGTGGTGAACAAACATTTTTAGTTTTCacaatgtttacttttatttagcAACTCATTATTTTACacaaattgtttatatttcagGCCCACATCCCATGTAAAAGAGGCTCTTGCAAGATCCATTGTAAATGAGTTTCCCAAACTGAAGGGAGAAGATGGAGATGGTTATGTTAGTATCAATTTTTGTCATGTTAgatcactttttttttggaTTACGTTTTTAAAATGTAGAAGGATGGCTGTTGCCAGTTGGATACTACCATTCTTTATAATtgtcaacatgttatccaagTAGCctatataccatatacagaAAACCCTTCGTTTTAAGTCAGTGGGTCAATGAAATAGctttgacaaatatatatttggcaTAAACTGGGAACATCAAGAAATGAATTGATTTACTCTGAGAAACATGGAAATTGTTCTCTCCCGGCCCATGTGATCATATGCATTTGAGATGAGGAGGAATGTGCCCCCTCAACTTGGCTCATTAAAAAATACTGTCATTTTATTTGCACTAAATAATTTCAGCTCTGATGTGATTGGTGAGTTCTCAGTTGAATGTTCAATTTGGTTTCATGATTTGTTTGCTGGAAGCTAGAGAACATTGATTATAGATGTGTCAGGTCGTATGGATGGGATTACATTCGGTTCTAGGACATCTCACCCCGCATCAATTccccacccggacaattccccCCCCGGGCATTCCCCACTGTCCGGGGGAGGTGTCCGGTCACGATACAGACTGCCTCAAACCAAAATGAAAGGGGGCGAAATCATCATTTACATTGACTTTCTGTTATGAGCATATAGCTAGGTGCTCATTATTCATAACTGCTGAGTAGTTTTAGGATCGGGAGTTTGAGTTCTGACCATGTGTCCTTAGGCAAAACATTTTACCTTCATTGGTTGTTTTCACAGGAAGCTTGGTACACTTCTAGCATTGGACAGCATGCAGCTACAGGTTATTTGGAAGAAAGACTCAGGAATGTGAGGAAGAGAACAGCAAAGAAGAATCATGTGAGCATTCGGAAGGCCAACAAAACAAACTCTGACTCCACAGCTTCATCAGTCAGTAGTCTGGAGAGTGATGAAGGtatttttatgtgtttttttttttaagttaacatttgaaatgttaacaAGAGTAAGAAGAAATTACATATCATGCATAGGATGTTCATTCCTGGCGTACCTTTTCATCTCCTTTTTAATGTGCAGATTTTCAGAATTCACATTTAGAACAATATCTTTGTCATGATTCCTTGGTATATCCATTCTTCATAGGGCAATTATTGTTAACTTTTCCAGATGACATCGAACCTGCTGCCATTGATGCGATGGTACAGtggatgaaacaaaataaagaaccTCTGGGTAAAGTCAGAGAATACCACCAAAAAACAGCGAAGTCCAGGCTCATGTGGATTAGAGAAAATCCAGAGGGCGTCGCCATCTTTGCGAAATATCCTAGACTACTGGACACTTCAGGACTGGTGGGTTTTATTTAGATAGTTGATTTATTCTGTGATGTGGCAAGCTCAGGGTAATAAGCAGGCAAATTTCATTTGTAGGTCTTCTCATGTGTGAGCCAAGAAATCAGTGAGGAAATCTGCTCGTACCTTCAGATCAAGGATAGGGCAAGAAGAAATGGCCTCTGTCAATACTCGAAAGACACCCCCTCTGGGAATACATCCAACTTTGTCGGTGAGCTAATGGTACGATGaagtgtaaaaacaaaaaagggaTCAGTTAACTCAATGGTATACTGTTTTTGTTCTCAAGAAGGGCAGAATTATAAGCACAacgcaaaaataaaaaaaggcatAATACCTGCtgtataatttcatttttttgttcataGTTTGCTTTAGCAAAATGGAAGATTTTGTTCAAATCGATGCAAACAAATATTTGGTATGCTTTGTGGGATATGTACTCTCAGTTGCATTTTCAAGAGCATCACGTTACTCCTGTATCTCTAGTTAAACAAAACATCTGAGATGATATGGTCCTATGCTCTGTAGCAGTATCCAACAAAAAGAATTCACCTCAGTGCCAGGATATGGGACATCTACATCAGTTTGTTTGGATGGTCCTCCAAGACTATTTCGCAGCTCTGTTCACAGTCCAAGTCTGGGTACAAAAAATGCTTTCTGTGCAGACATGTCTCATATTTCATCCTTTTTCAGATTAATCTGGACTTTGAAGTCATCAAGCCAAAGTGTAGGGACAAATTGTTCCTGTTATGGACACCTGCAGTCGCTAGGAACCTACTGCATTATGCTGACAAGCAAAATGATTGGTCTCGACACCTGGGGATTGTTCAAGACAGCAGTCAACTATCAGGTAACTAAGTTGCAATAACTTATTAACCCAGGTAAAATGCATGTGAACTGTTTTCATGTGGCACTGCCAGTGATGTTTCAATTGGCCCCCAGTTGAGCTTCACCTCAGTCaggggaaataatgaaaatggtgTGTATTTGGAGGAGGGAGTCAGTCAGGGGATTAAGGTGGTCAGACAACAGAATAGTGTCAAGTATTATGCCTGATTGCCATATTTCAGTACACAATGCCTCAGGTCTGGCATGGGCACAACCCTGCACAGTCAACATAGATGACATCGGATTTGTTATAAGCTACAAATGTTTTCTATTCTCGCATCAGAATTCTGGTAATATTGTATTGCTTCATCGACGAACATTCATTGGCCTGGCATCCACCCAACTTTGGATCACAATCAGAGATGCTGTTGAGAAATTGGTGGATTTGTAGAGCAGTCAGAGATCCTATCCACACTATATAATGCATATTGTTCCACTGAAAGACATTTTTTAACTGAAAAATCATCATATATTCCCACAAATGTGTTAGCTTATAACACGGGTATAATCAGTGCCTCCATGAGTGTTAAGTCTGTGAATCTTTCCCCAAGGTTCTTATTTTCCCTCTTTACAGATGATGAAGTATGCAACATTGCACTGCAGTGTATTCCATGCATTCTACCTGTTGGGTCGCAGAAGATAAAGGGCAAAGGAAAACGGGCTACAATTGAAGATGCCCTCACTTCATTTGTAGATTTGCAAAAGGTGAGCTGAAAGCTAAAGTTGAAGTAGAAAAATTCCTTTTATAATATCATCGTCGGTTACAGGTTCATCTAGGAAAATTGACAGACGATAAAATTATGGATGAAACAGGCAAAGAGCTTGCCTTCTCTTCGCGAGCAGTGTACATCGATTGGTGAGACAAGACATTCATCAGATACAATCCCACCCTGCTCCTAGAACCACCATTTTATGTTCCCATCTGAAAGACATGAACGATGCATTCAGCCACTTTCCCAAGGGGAATGGTGGAAGGGGACTATCAAAGCATCGGTCACTAAtgctctgcagctgtgccaaTCAAATGCCTGAAGAACCTCACCAGCCCCAAAAATTGTGGAACCATAACCCACTAGCAAGTTCTCACACAGACCACTGCACCAGGTTGCATTGTACAAACCCTTAACCAAATTTATTACAGGTAGAGTTGTAACAATGATTTCTTCATTCCAGTATACACatgatatatgaatacatataaaTGTGAATGCAGAATATGTTGAATGTGCAGTAGAAGAGTGTACAATCTAATTCACACCGATTGGATAGGACATTGTGGTATTCCAGGCAGTATGGTGTGATAGTATGATTGTCTTGTTAACTTCTGAACACTGTGTTCATCCATAATCAATTGTCAAGGGTTCCTAGATGAGCCTCAAAATAACTTACAGAGACCCGACAATTCCTAATATCtgaaatagttttaaaaaaaacttgttttcagTACAATGCATAAAGTACCTGGCACCTCTAAAACCCACTATGAAATTGTGGCACTATTCATCACTGAAGTTGTGAAATGCTAAATACTGCACATTCTTAATCAAAACAAAGATTGCTTCTATCAATCCGCCTTCTGGGGAGTACTACAATATATGATCCTTTCTATATGGAAGGCAGCATTTGAATAAATCTAAGAAGTTTGCTTCCATAACCTTTgctttttcatttcagattggaACCAATATTCCACACTACCTTGAAGGGGTGAAACAAAAGCAAGCATTCGTTCTAGCTATTGGAAGCAGCAGGGTTAGCCCGGAACAAACGTACATAATCATAGAGAGAGAAGCCATTCCACAGGAGTCGCTGCTTAATGCCATTGatttatgttttaaatgttttcatgtttttgatatgAATTATCAATGGCAATCATACAACACCTGGCAGTTCCTCCAGACTGTTGTATACAACTTACCTGGGAAAATGTCATCTTCAGTTGTGTCATTGAAGACATATTTGAAAGTCAGAAGGAAGTAGGGCTGAAAATGTTCAGACCTGGGTCCCATATATATGCTTCAATAAGAACTGTCAACAAAGTTGAAACAATAGTCGCACAGTGCAACACTAGAATTAACTTGGCAATCGATTCAACTGTCCATTACAACTCCTTTTTACATGACAGTTGAAAGAATTTGGacacaattttgttcaatgccgAGCAATCTTTATTATCATCTGAAGTTGTGTGATTTTAGTTGAAATCTCAACTGTTAGTTGAATCACGTTTATGGGACCAAGGCATACTTGCCTCATATACAAAGCAAAGATATGCTTGTATTCTAAGAAGAATTGGCAAAACGTTTTCAGCCTGTatgatcatatttgttttcatctcaTAAATTCCAGTTCCAAAGTTGCAGCTCACAAATATTTTGCTGTCATGAAATTTTAGAAGCAAATTATATGGATTGTCCCAGTCCCAGTTATCTGCTCTAAATAAATTGCTTGGACTATTTTCAATTGAACGGCTCTTGGAATACAGAAATATGTGTATCCATTctacacatatttacatatacaatatttacctGTGCTGGGTTATGTACAACAGCAGTATATTACACATAATATATGGACTCATTACTTAAAGGCTTGCCGCCGTTTAATGAAATCCATGGATAAGTGTtaaaaaggggggaggggaatcgTCTTTACGAGGCCTAATTTAGTGAACATTTTCAAGACTGACCATCCAGCAACCCATCTTTTAAAAATGGGCAAccatgttttgattgtcattttcttcttttgttattaCATCGTAAGTAAGGCAAATACTTTCCCATGCGAGCTAGTCTATGCTCTAGCTGATAAATATCATTATGAAGACACACACATGTCTAGCTAGAAAgtgttcgttcattcattcagcaaattgtattttatccatacAAGtctaataaaatgttgaaattgtttatGTAAAAATTGCACTGgggtaaaaaacatttttgattcATTGGTAACGCTTCAAACAATTCCTTCCTTTAGATCTTGTGCTATGGTACCATATTAATGAAACATTcagttttgttgcaattttacaTTACTTTTTAGCAGTTTTTCAGCAGTTCACTTTCTTTGAAGGAGttacatcaataaattgcactgtcAAATGAAGccttttgtatttatgtattttttcctATAAGAGTCAAGCTGACCCAAATGTGGTTGATTTCCATCATAACCCTTGCCGGGGTCAATATTTACCAATATTTCTGGGTCAAATTTACGACCCATAAATTGGGTCACTTATTCTGACCTAATTTTCTGGGTCAGTTTGACCCAAATGTGTTAGGTTCCCTCCTGACTTTCATTTGGGTCAAAAAGTGACCCAATTTGGGTCAATTTTAACCCAagtgtttttagagtgtagtaTGGcctaaattatatatataataataataataataataagacttataatgcgcacacaccactcaaagaatgttcatggcgcaaatgacaatgagaaatgatacaaataatacagaaaaatacaaaacaatgacagaagagaaacttatatatatatatatatatatatatatatatatatatatatatatacatacattcaaTACGAGAATGATTGAATAAAATATGTCAGTTCCAGAAACATATGTAATCTATTCTTCTCTGTAGATGAATTATATTATGTCTTGTTCATTATCTTGCACACGTTTGTATTTCTAACATCTTAGTGTCGTGGAGGAACTACGGTTACAGTCTGAATCTTCAATCCGGTGCTTGGAAGGTATGttttgtttgtctttatttCCACGTGTACTTTGATGGGCGTGATTCAAtttgatatataaaaaaaatgaatacttGATCGAAGTTTTTAACACCACCTTGTCAAGCATAATGTAACAATAGTGgaatgtcaaatattttaatttgtaattatgATGGACTGTTGATTACATTGAGcaacaatatatattgttttatatgcaATTTGAACATTTCTAAGCTTTATAAATGATTATGTAAATGATACATACGATACCAAACTCATATTTTAAAAGATATTGACAAATGCCGCATTACAAGCATTTTATACAAACACAAAGAACGATAGATACGTACCATTTCAGTAAACAATATCGTTAACATTAACAAGCCACAATGTGACAATTGCCATACGCACCATTTGACATCGGCAGTTTAATATGTATAATGATCCAAAAATAGCGGAAATCTTAGATTTACGTGTTGCCATGATTAATAATACAGTAGACACTAAGACTCTAACGTGCTTATTAACGTTAATATCATTTCAATCGGGTAAACAAAGCCGACAATTCAGTCTAAACTTGCGTACGGGTAATATCCACTTGAAAATCTGTGGGAATCTAATGCACCTTTAAATTTGTGATCAGTCTTTACAGAAAAAACGAAGTCAGATTGTTTTCATAATCattgatatgaatatattttatgACGAATAAATCAATGACATGCCATAAATTCCTTTCTGGCTACTCATTGCCGTACTAAATGCAGCATATTTAGGAGCGAGACCCAGACCCAGATATGGCAATACCCGAGTGTACAATACTGGTATTACATTTGGAACAGTATGATAGTTTGATCAATTACAGACTTATACGTAACACTGGCAGGTTGTTACATTTGATAATCAAACAAACTAAGCTGCTTAAACTGACGAATGCGACGctcgtatggaaagccgttttaacatttaataaggaatttcagatatctcgaaataatttcagatatctcaaattaaattacagaaatctccaatttatttaagaaatctacaaataattgcagatatcttaaaatcaatttcagatatctcgaaataccagagaatttcagatatctgaaattgaattcgagatatctgaaattgaattcgagatatctgaaattgaatttgagatatctgaaattgaattcgagatatctgcaattctatttcagatatctgaaatagaatttcagatatctcgaattcaatttgagatatctgaaattgaattcgagatatctgcaattctatttcagatatctgaaatagaatttcagatatctcgaattcaatttctgatatctgaaaattcccgattaaatgttaaaatggctttccatacgtacgccaatttaacatttaatcgggaatttctgcatatgcatttcagatatctggaattcaattgcagatatctcgaattcaatttcggatatctcgaattagaattgcagatatcttgaattcaatttcagatatctcgaattcaatttcagatatctcgaattaaatttcagatatctgaaatagaatttcggatatctcgaattaaatttcggatatctcgaattaaatttcagatatttcgaattaaatttcagatatctgaattagaatttcagatatctcgaaatctattttagatatttcaaattcaattgcagatatctgaaataaaatctcaggtatctcgaattaaatttaagatatctcgaatggaattttagatatctgaaatagaattttagatatctaaaataagaaacaatttaagatatctaaaattccggattaaatgttaaaatggcgttccataTGCTCGCTCAAATCAGATGTACAGAGAAAAGAATGTAAGAACATCCCCCACCCGCCCTTACCGTCTAgctgttgcaaaatatagcgtTTTCTTTCCTGCTTTGGGGGATACAGGTGTGTTACAGTTGCCGACATTGAATCATTTGATTTGTCATCTGATGAGCTGCATTACACAAATGAAGCCAGTATAGAGGACATAATTAATGACCACTTGATTTTGGAAAGGCTTTAATTCTTAAACCTGTCGTAGTATAACACACATTCATCCATTACCGTTTAAACAGAAAAGAACATAACCTAAAGAAGTAAGAGCAGTTGTTTACGGTGTACCACATATTGCGGGAATTACATCAAGCACGGTTGTGTAAACGTCGGTAGGGAATGGTTATTTAGCTGTGGGATAAAGATATGTATTATGTGTTTTGAgttttgtttacttgttttgtGTATATTTTGATGCCGTTTTTCTACTTCAACAATACAGTTCATTGAGCTGGTTACCGATTGTtacattcaaagtatatttcaTGTTTGGTTATCTGATTATAGCAAATAAACCAATGGAATCATCTATGGACattttaattgaaacaaaaagcaatgattttTGTGTCATATTATCAGGTTGATGATGTAGATACAGTCAAGGGAATATGCACAATGCAAGTGACTATTGGAGAAGATGACAGTGAGGTACTACAGAGATGTACTATACAGCTTCTGGAGAACGCATCTCACCATGACGTAAGTCAGTAACTGTGTCCCGCCGTACGTTCATTTAGCAATTATGTGTTATTAGTAAAGTAAAAGCAATACGTTATATAGCATTTGCTTCTCGTTAATGCACATCTAAGGTAATTTCTATAACAATAACAGGTCGTATTGGACGTAAATGTACAATTGTACCGTAAATTAGCATATTAAATCTTTTGTCTTAGAATAACGGCTGAATGCAGTTTTTAATTGCAGAACGTAACAAGAAATAACTGTCTCTAACGATGAATCTAATGATTTGATATTTATTACATATCCTTTCTCTTCATCTAAAATTACACGTTATAACTGTTTTCTTTACAATTTACGTACATTGGGACACTGTCTAGTTTGTAATTCTAGTGAAGTGAAGGTGTATTATATGGGTGATGAGAATTATGCACAGAATGTGTCTAATAAACATGTTAGTtgctacaaatattaaaatatataagtcCAGCGAAAATACTTTGCCATCTGCATATAAATAAGGTAAAAACTTAGCTTCGTTTTGCACAAACTGTGTTATGTTACGCTTTAGCGCAGTTGTTCTATCGATAAACTACATTTGTTTTAACAGCTCCATAATTGACTACGCGCTCAATTTACTACGCAGGAAATAGTAGAATGATTACCACTTTTACTTGCGATGTGTTTCATAGCATACAATTACTAATGGGGCATATACATCTGTATGTAtcaagtaagtaagtaaaactttatttcatcccAAAAGGGAAAATACAAGCtcgcatatgtacatataagacAATTTATACAAGATGATAAAGGGTAAAAAGACATAAGAATGACAAACATGAGAGTATCAgagaattaaagtataaaagtttaaaggcgtgatgataaaacaaatgtactctcttaaaatgagagactgaaatttcagtctaatcgactgaaatttcagtctaacgATGGATGGAataagggatcagactacttagactgaattccagtctgaaatgtaaagactgaaggtcagtcttaattaaactaaatactcttcagtctaatagactgaaaatcaaaccactttagactgaacagccagcagtttagactgatttattgcagcaccagtcttaattagattgaatactttcagtctattagactgatatcagactgaacagtcggtcctttagactgaattattacacatcacagctatactgtcaatcttataaactgcaaattctgtattgaacaagcttttctattgatcctccgtgttggctaagtgctggaattcttcaatatagaTGCATTTAAGGTCATGaaagacaacattcaatgatctgttaatacaggggaatttactgaaaggtgctacttcatggagtgacttcgccttcacatccaatcatgttaggctataacGACCAGAAAATCGTagtgacagtcacacacaaagtacattaaaaatggtattccatcaagaaatataattgtcaatatccaccgaacagtaattttatttccactaacccacttatatattcttatttaattttcgttatcatattaaaaaaaaaaataaaaactacaatattctgagggatgttcaacaaaacatgttatctttccaacaaacgttcaaattataaagatactttacataacagtgacatattttcagttcaatattaatctgtcaaatttctgcttgaattgggccatctaaaatgttctttaattttttttgaaaaggattaggtgagctgagaacagatcagtggtgtcgccaatgggtggcctggggaacccctcccccgagAGGGAATTTacaaatagacatatcaccaaccaagattcaaatgtctggcaacaccactgcaacagaaagcactttaaattatttgcatgtcaccaccaggtggtaataccctggaattcattgacaacacagctgtaaattgagtcgttatatacccagctgatcccatctcccgatctcattgaactttaaattttccactgtaaaggatatagtaactatacgatcCTGCCTTTACAACAGGGATAGGATGGAAACACGACGATAGTACAATTgatctggtacattgccttttttccagttgtgaatcattaatgtatagtagcaacaatttcttagaatgatttcaaaatggggaaaacatatgacaaattttcagcaggttatttataaaatattaggaatggttaaACAACATTTCAGTGCGGTcaacatttaatactttgtgtttcaatgatatagattggcgattgctgaaagtcattatccagcacacaaaacaaaatattacaagcagttgacagaatggcaataacttcataatggctattagataaacatgaattattatatactgcattcacgatttcatgatatggaattcatataaagcaaatttgtatgcaaaaacagtacatgtgactattataccaccctcaattatttcttaactttctgatagtaatcatatatagtgattttgattgggatttcaatcaaattttaaagttttataaattatctcaCGTGAATCCTTTAATGTCGGCCTCtagctgaaaaagaaatgtcactcgagagtcgactaaaaaattgaaaacagttttgactcattacatcactaaaatttaaaaaaaatgggggggggaataatgaggaaaggatattctcaaatggaattttctacagttactgactttataataatcaggttacttgcttttcatggaacaaattatggaatattgtgcacaataaataatattagcttaattaattgcttaattaaataaaccttcaacatagtgagtgcagtgaaatgtaggaacattaaagtaaacattaaaataacatgctcgaaaaatcatacaacaaagtttttttggcaactaggtgtttgtttaattacattcataattagatcagtatcattaaaaaacatttttaaaaaccaaaaatcaattaaatatttatttctggagccctccctattcatataaaactgtttgtaaactccgggtaatcaatttaacgttttagggtatgtgttagttactccttaaaggcattgaagatttgtcccaaacagcatgcagccatctgaaaaagttaactttctgttgcttgcaagtgatgtttgttcgtgtcgctaaaaaagacagacagtaatgaaacgtgataccttgatatctttagctggacctgagatgttcatcgctgtatcgtttatacactgtaatgtgggtattgaccgtagctgtatgtactgactgtacactagtgtctaattaccgacggtagcaagctgtgtttgtattttctgggatcgatggcagtgtctaacacttctgttacacctcattcgaaactaggtcagattaccggcattagacgttctttttgcgcgagtcttcacacccttttaaagctactccatgctgacacacgtggttccggactacagagcaataaaaaagtaacattcactccttgaagtaaCTCCATGCTGGCTGCCCTTATAGATGTGGCATGGATACGGACgagagacttcacttctgttggttgcaaaattccatacacaaaactagtgttgtagagggggagcatagtctatgttaaatgtatgttctacgcctctgtcccagctggaatggccagtttatctgccacaatgaagaattgtttggggttcaattctggtccgagagataggatgaaaggctgtcaatattgtccttgtctgccctgtgctgcactctcaatatctgtgccctcctgtttggtgaagataaaaataaatgtgataaaggacaagcaatatggtataaatcaaaacattcttaaaaaaagatatgttgagaggtagagagactagactagaataatatttaggagagaatggagaaacaaaaacatgactggcattgtacaaaggagatatatcaattcacgataggcagcaatatgtcatccatggcgggtgagatgtgttatgtgaaggtggattcaaattcaacctaacatttatgggttatcatgttgattttggcaggtacatggttaccaagcaaggtttgttgttagttgttttcagaaatttctctttttaaggataaattgttcatgacatctcctgattccattacatcagcatagaaaaccagtgaacaaggaatatgatttacattttagcctactgatttcactaatatgtctatctgcttgtaaaagaaactgatttcataacattagtgaatggtaatattactgtaaaatcttataataaagactgatggcccactatatgtttaataaaataacaaaagcataccaattcttttccagtttccacatgatttaaatacaatggtaatggtttaacagaatcgtgttagcttcatgctgtaatggctgtagaagtcactacattttttcaaataattaagggtgcttacaatctatgcataatagtactgtgttttgcaatttcttgagcattattatgttcaagtatttgttatgaggttaacctagcctagattcatttgggacgatcgagtacatattgcagtcctgacaagcgtgcttattcgcccgacgattgggttcatatgcaggacaggcgggctaatttgcccaacgatctggtaccgtgatagcttcatgctgtaatggctgtagcagtcactacatttttcaaataattaagggtgcttacaatctatgcataatagtactgtgttttgcaatttcttgagcattattatgtccaagtatttgtta is from Apostichopus japonicus isolate 1M-3 chromosome 16, ASM3797524v1, whole genome shotgun sequence and encodes:
- the LOC139982464 gene encoding uncharacterized protein, which translates into the protein MVQWMKQNKEPLGKVREYHQKTAKSRLMWIRENPEGVAIFAKYPRLLDTSGLINLDFEVIKPKCRDKLFLLWTPAVARNLLHYADKQNDWSRHLGIVQDSSQLSDDEVCNIALQCIPCILPVGSQKIKGKGKRATIEDALTSFVDLQKIGTNIPHYLEGVKQKQAFVLAIGSSRVSPEQTYIIIEREAIPQESLLNAIDLCFKCFHVFDMNYQWQSYNTWQFLQTVVYNLPGKMSSSVVSLKTYLKVRRK